Proteins encoded by one window of Streptomyces sp. NBC_01477:
- a CDS encoding rhamnogalacturonan lyase family protein — MTTRRKRARRRAWAASVAGALIAAGTTWAVQLPAGAAPAAAGCGVDYTVSSVWQGGFGADVKITNFGDALSSWSLKWTFAPGQTVTQAWNADVTLNSSQVTAANVSYNGSIPSGGSASFGFNGAFSGSGTPTAPSSFSLNGVTCTGGTATTPPTTTPPTTPPTTPPTSPPATGQGRQVEKLDRGVISVRSGSGNLVSWRWLGTDPDTVAFNVYRGGTKVNPAPLTGATDYLDAGAAAGSAYTVRAVVNGTEQAASPASLSFADGYHDVPISPPAGGTTPDGVAYTYTANDASVGDLDGDGRLDLVLKWYPTNAKDNSQSGYTGDTILDGITLDGTRLWRIDLGRNIRSGAHYTQFQVYDYDGDGKAEVVMKTADGSVDGTGKVIGSASADYRNSSGYVLSGPEFLSVFNGQTGAAMQTVNYDPPRGTVSSWGDSYGNRVDRFLAGTAYLDGKRPSIVMARGYYTRTVIAAWDWRDGRLTERWRFDSNDSGNSSYAGQGDHQLVTADLDGDGKDEIEYGSMAVDDNGARLWNTGQGHGDALHVGDLDPSHPGLEVFKVDEDTSKLAAWFADAKTGKILWSNPSCGCDNGRGVSDDVYAGSPGAESWSSGVSGLYSAAGQNIGRKPGSANFLAWWDGDPVRELLDGTHIDKYGTGSDTRLLTASGVHSNNDTKATPSLSGDLFGDWREEVVWPTTDNRALRIYATPNPTDLRITTLLHDTQYRTALAWQNTAYNQPPHPGFFLGNGMPTPPRPQVYTP; from the coding sequence ATGACCACCCGTCGGAAACGCGCGCGCCGCCGCGCCTGGGCGGCGTCGGTGGCCGGTGCGCTCATCGCGGCCGGTACCACCTGGGCCGTGCAGCTCCCGGCCGGCGCGGCGCCCGCCGCGGCGGGCTGCGGTGTCGACTACACCGTCAGCAGTGTGTGGCAGGGCGGGTTCGGCGCCGACGTGAAGATCACCAACTTCGGTGACGCGCTGTCGTCGTGGAGCCTGAAGTGGACCTTCGCGCCGGGACAGACGGTGACGCAGGCGTGGAATGCCGACGTGACCCTCAACAGCAGCCAGGTGACGGCGGCCAACGTCAGCTACAACGGCTCGATCCCGAGCGGCGGTTCGGCGTCCTTCGGCTTCAACGGAGCCTTCTCCGGCTCCGGTACGCCCACCGCCCCGTCCTCCTTCAGCCTCAACGGCGTGACCTGCACGGGCGGTACGGCCACGACCCCGCCCACCACCACCCCGCCCACGACGCCCCCCACCACCCCGCCGACCTCCCCGCCGGCCACCGGCCAGGGCCGCCAGGTCGAGAAGCTCGACCGCGGGGTGATCTCGGTACGCAGCGGCTCCGGCAACCTCGTGTCCTGGCGCTGGCTCGGCACCGACCCCGACACCGTCGCCTTCAACGTCTACCGCGGCGGCACCAAGGTCAACCCAGCGCCGCTGACCGGCGCGACGGACTACCTGGACGCCGGCGCCGCGGCCGGCTCGGCGTACACCGTGCGGGCGGTGGTGAACGGCACCGAGCAGGCCGCGTCCCCCGCCTCGCTGTCCTTCGCCGACGGCTACCACGATGTGCCGATCTCACCGCCGGCCGGCGGCACCACGCCCGACGGTGTCGCCTACACCTACACGGCCAACGACGCCTCGGTCGGCGACCTCGACGGCGACGGCCGGCTCGACCTCGTACTGAAGTGGTATCCGACCAACGCCAAGGACAACTCCCAGTCCGGCTACACCGGCGACACCATCCTGGACGGCATCACGCTGGACGGCACCCGGCTGTGGCGGATCGACCTGGGCCGCAACATCCGCTCGGGCGCGCACTACACGCAGTTCCAGGTCTACGACTACGACGGCGACGGCAAGGCCGAGGTCGTCATGAAGACCGCCGACGGATCGGTGGACGGCACGGGGAAGGTGATCGGCAGCGCGAGCGCGGACTACCGCAACTCCTCGGGCTACGTGCTGTCGGGACCTGAATTCCTGAGCGTCTTCAACGGGCAGACCGGCGCGGCGATGCAGACCGTGAACTACGACCCGCCGCGCGGCACCGTCTCCTCCTGGGGCGACAGCTACGGCAACCGGGTGGACCGCTTCCTGGCCGGCACCGCCTATCTCGACGGCAAGCGCCCGTCGATCGTCATGGCCCGCGGCTACTACACCCGTACCGTGATCGCCGCGTGGGACTGGCGGGACGGCAGGCTCACCGAGCGCTGGCGCTTCGACAGCAACGACTCGGGCAACAGCTCCTACGCCGGCCAGGGCGACCACCAGCTCGTCACGGCCGACCTCGACGGCGACGGCAAGGACGAGATCGAGTACGGCTCCATGGCCGTGGACGACAACGGCGCGCGGCTGTGGAACACCGGCCAGGGCCACGGCGACGCCCTGCACGTCGGCGACCTCGACCCCTCCCACCCGGGCCTGGAGGTCTTCAAGGTCGACGAGGACACCTCCAAGCTCGCCGCCTGGTTCGCCGACGCCAAGACCGGCAAGATCCTCTGGTCGAACCCCAGCTGCGGCTGCGACAACGGCCGGGGCGTCTCGGACGACGTCTACGCCGGCAGCCCCGGCGCCGAGTCCTGGTCGTCGGGTGTGAGCGGCCTGTACAGCGCCGCCGGCCAGAACATCGGCCGCAAGCCCGGCTCGGCGAACTTCCTGGCCTGGTGGGACGGCGACCCGGTCCGCGAACTGCTGGACGGCACCCACATCGACAAGTACGGCACCGGCTCCGACACCCGGCTGCTGACCGCATCGGGCGTGCACTCCAACAACGACACCAAGGCGACGCCCTCGCTCTCCGGCGACCTCTTCGGCGACTGGCGCGAGGAAGTCGTCTGGCCCACGACCGACAACCGGGCCCTGCGGATCTACGCCACCCCGAATCCCACCGACCTGCGGATCACCACCCTGCTGCACGACACCCAGTACCGCACCGCGCTCGCCTGGCAGAACACCGCCTACAACCAGCCCCCGCACCCCGGCTTCTT
- a CDS encoding carboxymuconolactone decarboxylase family protein → MALRVPKAQLPAELSEGMIQQLGAVPEPVEVMWHSPAVARAAQALGSSAGGWGAADESLKSFAHMAVATQVGCSWCLDIGYFMARNNELDLAKASQVPRWRESEVFTPLERDVMEYAEAMTNTPPTVTDELSAGLLARLGPAAMVELTVYIGFANFATRSNASLGIESQGFSAACGIPLAAPSRTSGVASTA, encoded by the coding sequence ATGGCGCTACGCGTTCCGAAGGCCCAGCTCCCCGCCGAGCTGAGCGAGGGCATGATCCAGCAGCTCGGCGCCGTGCCCGAGCCCGTCGAGGTGATGTGGCACAGCCCCGCGGTCGCCCGGGCGGCCCAGGCGCTGGGAAGCAGCGCGGGCGGGTGGGGCGCGGCAGACGAGAGCCTCAAGTCGTTCGCGCACATGGCCGTCGCGACCCAGGTCGGCTGCAGCTGGTGCCTGGACATCGGCTACTTCATGGCGCGGAACAACGAGCTGGACCTGGCCAAGGCCAGCCAGGTGCCGCGCTGGCGCGAGTCGGAGGTGTTCACACCCCTGGAGCGGGACGTCATGGAATACGCGGAGGCCATGACGAACACCCCGCCGACCGTCACCGACGAGCTGTCGGCGGGACTGCTGGCCAGGCTCGGCCCGGCGGCGATGGTCGAGCTGACCGTCTACATCGGCTTCGCCAACTTCGCGACCAGGAGCAACGCGTCGCTCGGGATCGAGTCGCAGGGCTTCTCCGCCGCGTGCGGAATTCCGCTGGCGGCGCCCTCCCGGACGTCCGGCGTAGCGTCGACGGCATGA